From Candidatus Omnitrophota bacterium, the proteins below share one genomic window:
- a CDS encoding TolC family protein: MILLLAGNAAPINAEDIHAGQAATLDLRQAVRQSMAYSPRLKTEDFVVAAARSARREALAGYLPKLTANLETTNGNDPVYVFSSLLKQQSLASEDMAVSALNKPDDVFNHQTSLDMTIPIFTGFQNEGRVRSSGWALKASESSRGDFEQKVMLSAIQSYLQVLSLDKTLQALERTIAEGEMAVNEAESLKEKGMVLGCDYLTGKAVLTRMKQMRRMAESRRQSSLGSLKILLGITSGDPVLQAIQPLDTMPEISIEELKAEAAARRKDSETARHNLALAESEVKRASSSRLPTVSAFVHGENNISQWGENGGDNYLAGLKASMDLFEPSLGPKIRQLRAHAEQEKEMARHLDDAIQDELQQSAAEYTAQNENLKLARQAFFDSQQAALEVKDLYRTGKRTIADLLESQAYRLELETAYWQARYQATFLYARLIYAAGRLDLNFVEEFTTLVSTDR; encoded by the coding sequence TTGATTTTATTGCTTGCGGGAAACGCGGCCCCGATCAACGCGGAGGATATCCATGCCGGGCAGGCCGCCACGCTTGATTTGCGCCAGGCGGTCCGGCAGTCCATGGCCTACTCTCCGCGCCTTAAAACGGAAGACTTCGTTGTGGCCGCGGCCCGGTCCGCGAGGAGGGAAGCATTGGCGGGGTATCTGCCGAAACTGACCGCGAACCTCGAGACAACGAACGGCAACGATCCGGTCTATGTTTTCAGCTCTTTGCTCAAACAGCAGTCTTTGGCGTCCGAGGACATGGCCGTGTCGGCGCTGAACAAACCGGACGATGTTTTTAACCATCAGACGTCGCTAGACATGACGATCCCGATCTTCACAGGGTTTCAGAACGAAGGCCGGGTGCGTTCGTCCGGGTGGGCGCTGAAAGCGTCGGAGTCTTCGCGGGGGGATTTTGAGCAAAAGGTGATGCTGTCCGCCATCCAATCGTATCTGCAGGTTTTGTCGCTTGATAAAACATTGCAGGCCCTTGAACGGACCATCGCCGAAGGGGAAATGGCGGTGAACGAAGCGGAAAGCTTGAAGGAGAAAGGGATGGTCCTGGGCTGCGACTATCTGACCGGGAAAGCCGTTTTGACCCGCATGAAGCAGATGCGGCGGATGGCGGAGAGCCGCAGGCAGTCTTCGCTGGGGTCGTTGAAGATCCTGTTGGGCATTACGTCCGGCGATCCGGTTTTGCAGGCCATCCAGCCGCTGGATACCATGCCGGAGATCAGCATTGAGGAATTGAAGGCCGAAGCCGCTGCGCGCCGCAAGGACAGTGAAACCGCCCGGCATAACCTCGCGCTGGCGGAATCCGAAGTGAAGCGCGCGAGCAGCAGCCGGCTGCCGACTGTCTCGGCGTTTGTGCATGGCGAGAACAATATCAGCCAGTGGGGCGAGAACGGCGGGGATAATTATCTCGCGGGGCTAAAGGCCAGCATGGACCTTTTTGAGCCGTCGCTCGGGCCGAAAATCAGACAATTGCGCGCGCATGCCGAACAGGAGAAAGAGATGGCCCGGCACTTGGACGACGCGATCCAGGATGAACTGCAGCAATCCGCGGCCGAATACACCGCGCAAAACGAAAATTTAAAGCTGGCCCGGCAGGCGTTTTTTGACAGCCAGCAAGCGGCCCTGGAGGTTAAAGATCTTTACAGGACCGGGAAGCGGACGATTGCTGATCTTCTGGAATCGCAGGCCTATCGCCTGGAACTGGAGACCGCGTATTGGCAGGCCCGTTACCAGGCGACGTTCCTATATGCCCGGCTGATTTATGCCGCCGGGAGGCTTGATTTGAATTTTGTCGAAGAATTCACAACATTAGTTTCAACCGACCGCTGA
- a CDS encoding metalloregulator ArsR/SmtB family transcription factor, protein MKNCKPDHEKLQSAADMLRAVAHPVRLRMVQLLRKGHLTVGVLQARLGISQSLTSQHLSILKSAGIVKSDKIANACHYTVLNKEIFSLLDCLSRCHCQNEKKR, encoded by the coding sequence ATGAAAAACTGCAAGCCCGATCACGAGAAGCTCCAGTCCGCGGCCGACATGCTCCGCGCCGTCGCCCATCCGGTCCGCCTGCGCATGGTTCAGCTGTTAAGGAAGGGGCATTTGACCGTCGGAGTTCTTCAGGCCCGCCTGGGCATATCCCAGTCATTGACTTCTCAGCATCTTTCTATCCTGAAAAGCGCGGGCATCGTCAAATCCGACAAGATCGCCAATGCCTGCCACTACACCGTCCTTAACAAAGAAATATTTTCCCTCCTGGATTGTTTATCACGCTGTCATTGTCAAAACGAAAAGAAGAGGTGA
- a CDS encoding permease, with protein sequence MFLKIADWLVFGLLGMDPQSKGGAVLHFFIYDTLKIFFLLFVLIAVIGFLRTFLPDSRIRQWMGQRGLAANFYAAIFGAITPFCSCSSIPIFFGFLKAGIPLGVSFSFLITSPLINEYLVVLMLGFFGWKIAAVYVIGGIALGVASGAVIEKMNLTGQLVEDFAAPSPQGGEVGSIRGFGNRAKFGLSEACAVIEKIWIWVLVGVGIGAFIHNYVPEETIHGMISKTGPFSVPIAVILGVPLYGSCAAIVPVALVLFQKGIPLGTSLAFMMAIAALSLPEAVMLRRAMRLKLILIFFGVTASAIILIGYLFNFLQKALI encoded by the coding sequence GTGTTCCTGAAGATCGCGGATTGGCTGGTCTTTGGCCTGTTGGGGATGGATCCCCAGTCCAAGGGCGGGGCGGTCCTGCATTTTTTTATTTATGACACGCTGAAGATATTCTTTCTGCTTTTTGTCCTGATCGCGGTGATCGGTTTCTTGCGGACGTTTCTTCCGGACAGCCGTATCCGTCAATGGATGGGGCAGAGGGGGCTGGCGGCGAATTTTTACGCGGCTATTTTCGGCGCGATCACGCCGTTCTGTTCCTGCTCGTCGATCCCGATTTTCTTCGGCTTTCTGAAGGCCGGCATTCCTCTGGGCGTCAGTTTTTCCTTCCTGATCACGTCTCCTTTGATCAATGAATATCTGGTGGTCTTGATGCTGGGATTTTTCGGCTGGAAAATCGCGGCGGTCTACGTGATCGGCGGGATCGCGCTCGGCGTGGCCAGCGGCGCTGTCATCGAGAAAATGAACCTGACGGGCCAGTTGGTGGAGGATTTTGCCGCGCCCTCTCCCCAGGGCGGTGAGGTTGGTTCTATCCGGGGTTTTGGGAATCGTGCCAAATTCGGGTTGAGCGAGGCTTGCGCTGTCATTGAAAAGATATGGATCTGGGTGCTGGTGGGGGTGGGGATCGGCGCGTTCATTCACAATTATGTGCCGGAAGAGACCATTCACGGGATGATCAGCAAAACCGGCCCGTTTTCAGTGCCGATCGCGGTCATCCTGGGGGTGCCTCTGTACGGGAGTTGCGCGGCCATTGTGCCGGTCGCCCTAGTCCTGTTCCAGAAGGGGATCCCGTTAGGAACGAGTTTGGCGTTCATGATGGCGATCGCGGCCTTGAGCCTGCCGGAGGCCGTGATGCTCCGCAGGGCCATGCGATTGAAACTCATTTTGATCTTTTTCGGTGTAACGGCTTCCGCCATTATTCTGATCGGTTATCTCTTTAACTTTTTGCAGAAGGCTCTGATTTAA
- a CDS encoding flavin reductase family protein, translating into MLIHCKDYTPDQVYFLMIQAIIPRPIAWVLSDNGDSTYNLAPFSFFNGVAAEPPLLMISVGYKDDGSRKDTWVNIEERDDFVVHIPPTEFAHQMVDSAISLPHGKSELDRLDMKLETVEGSRLPRLAGPRVAMFCEKYAIYEVGDDKQGLILGEIKQIWLDDAAAHIQGKRIVVDPVMVDPVARLGGSGYSKIGEILNYKRPEAK; encoded by the coding sequence GTGTTGATCCACTGCAAAGACTATACTCCCGATCAGGTTTACTTTTTGATGATTCAGGCCATTATCCCCCGGCCCATTGCGTGGGTGTTGTCGGATAACGGCGACAGCACGTATAACCTGGCGCCTTTTTCCTTTTTTAACGGAGTCGCCGCTGAGCCGCCGCTTTTGATGATCTCTGTGGGGTATAAGGACGACGGTTCGCGCAAGGACACTTGGGTCAATATCGAAGAGAGGGATGATTTTGTGGTGCACATTCCCCCGACGGAGTTTGCCCATCAGATGGTGGATTCCGCGATTTCCTTGCCGCATGGGAAATCGGAGCTGGACCGTCTGGATATGAAGCTGGAGACGGTGGAAGGCAGCCGCCTGCCGCGCCTGGCGGGGCCCAGGGTGGCGATGTTTTGTGAAAAATACGCGATCTATGAGGTTGGGGATGACAAGCAGGGGCTGATTTTGGGGGAGATTAAACAGATATGGCTGGATGACGCTGCCGCGCACATTCAAGGCAAGCGGATTGTTGTGGATCCGGTGATGGTTGACCCTGTGGCGCGTTTGGGAGGAAGTGGGTATTCGAAGATTGGGGAAATCTTGAATTATAAAAGGCCGGAGGCCAAATAA